One window of Acipenser ruthenus chromosome 17, fAciRut3.2 maternal haplotype, whole genome shotgun sequence genomic DNA carries:
- the LOC117423023 gene encoding E3 ubiquitin/ISG15 ligase TRIM25-like isoform X5, with protein sequence MAGGPSSLSSLEDELTCSICLSIFHNPVTTPCGHNFCLSCLELTWKDDLAIGYSCPQCRHQFYAKPTLHKNTVLSSVVATVSKSLKDKSQDETKGADSTVIFCDTCMVNKASKTCLTCMVSYCDSHLRPHHENPVFQGHQLTEPLPDLQQRICKEHHKTLEFYCKDHSKCICGACLHSHLTCRFTSLDGEIAEKEKHFKEKLVTLRSQIEKTKNVIFEMKGQQSSLRDSAANRKAAFEAEYRVMKDLIEKEEREAMNLVDKEEQSAQAKIQSLMQKMTKNIEEMSSCKDQIESVLAQGQRITLLQCTVEFPQSVTFTPNAPGVNMNSKQMKTYKSSAVSLKKYLTDVLSLPVEERAQKLNAGTDQTSVVAGDNTPTKKPGDGNKKSNKSVKPPKPKDPPKNTSCASKIVKPINPTEVTNRHDLLQNAAVLKLDARTAHKRIVISDNFTKASVSDELMSYPDNPVRFTVCSQVLCSKGFSKGCHYWEVKLTSSNFCAIGVASGSIERKGPTSKLGRNKESWCIEWFNVKLSAWHDQRETVLENPSSSRVGVLLDCDGGSLTFYSISDRVYPIHTYSCRFPEAVYPAFWLFSSGTTVSLCKLTA encoded by the exons ATGGCCGGCGGACCGTCGTCTTTGAGCAGTTTGGAGGACGAACTGACCTGTTCCATCTGCCTAAGCATTTTCCACAACCCGGTGACCACGCCGTGCGGACACAACTTCTGCCTGAGCTGCCTAGAGCTAACCTGGAAGGACGACCTCGCGATTGGCTACAGCTGCCCTCAATGCAGGCACCAGTTCTACGCCAAACCCACCCTGCACAAAAACACCGTGCTGAGCAGTGTGGTCGCCACCGTCAGCAAGTCTCTGAAAGACAAGAGCCAGGACGAAACGAAGGGAGCGGATTCGACTGTAATATTCTGCGACACCTGTATGGTCAACAAAGCCTCGAAGACTTGTCTGACGTGCATGGTCTCCTACTGCGACTCCCACCTAAGACCGCACCACGAGAACCCTGTCTTTCAGGGTCACCAGCTGACCGAACCCCTGCCTGACCTGCAGCAGCGCATCTGCAAAGAGCATCACAAAACGCTCGAGTTTTACTGCAAAGACCACAGCAAGTGCATCTGTGGGGCTTGCCTGCACTCACACTTAACCTGCCGGTTTACTTCGCTTGATGGCGAGATAGCCGAGAAGGAA aaacattttaaagaaaaattgGTGACGTTGAGAAGCCAGATTGAGAAAACAAAGAATGTCATTTTTGAGATGAAGGGGCAGCAGTCGTCTCTGAGA GATTCAGCGGCGAACAGAAAGGCTGCTTTTGAGGCGGAGTACCGCGTGATGAAAGACCTCATTGAAAAGGAAGAGAGGGAGGCAATGAACCTAGTGGATAAAGAAGAGCAAAGTGCCCAAGCCAAGATCCAGAGCCTCAtgcaaaaaatgacaaaaaacattGAGGAGATGAGCAGCTGCAAAGACCAGATTGAAAGCGTGCTGGCTCAGGGGCAGCGAATCACACTTCTGCAG TGCACAGTAGAGTTTCCACAGTCGGTGACATTTACTCCTAATGCTCCCGGAGTCAATATGAATTCAAAGCAAATGAAAACGTACAAATCGAGTGCCGTCTCTCTCAAGAAATACCTCACAGACGTATTGAGCCTGCCAGTGGAGGAGAGAGCCCAAAAGCTGAATGCAG GCACAGATCAGACTTCTGTTGTAGCTGGGGACAACACCCCCACAAAGAAGCCGGGGGACGGGAACAAGAAGAGCA ATAAATCTGTCAAACCACCAAAGCCCAAGGATCCACCTAAAAATACCA gtTGTGCGTCAAAGATCGTCAAACCAATCAATCCTACAGAAGTGACTAATAGACATGATCTTCTGCAAA aTGCTGCCGTCCTTAAGCTGGATGCCAGAACCGCACACAAAAGAATCGTCATCTCAGACAATTTCACCAAAGCGTCAGTCTCCGACGAGCTGATGTCGTACCCAGACAACCCAGTGAGATTCACCGTCTGCTCCCAGGTTCTGTGCTCCAAAGGATTCTCCAAGGGGTGCCACTACTGGGAGGTGAAGTTGACCAGCAGCAACTTCTGCGCCATCGGCGTGGCCTCTGGCAGCATCGAGCGCAAGGGGCCGACCAGCAAGCTGGGGAGGAACAAGGAGTCGTGGTGCATCGAGTGGTTCAACGTGAAGCTGTCCGCCTGGCACGACCAGCGTGAGACAGTCCTGGAGAACCCCAGCTCCAGCAGAGTCGGGGTGCTCCTGGATTGCGACGGGGGCTCCCTCACCTTCTACAGCATCTCAGACAGAGTGTACCCCATTCACACCTACTCATGCCGCTTTCCAGAAGCCGTCTATCCGGCTTTCTGGCTCTTCTCCAGCGGCACCACAGTGTCTCTGTGCAAGCTGACTGCCTAA
- the LOC117423023 gene encoding E3 ubiquitin/ISG15 ligase TRIM25-like isoform X4, with the protein MAGGPSSLSSLEDELTCSICLSIFHNPVTTPCGHNFCLSCLELTWKDDLAIGYSCPQCRHQFYAKPTLHKNTVLSSVVATVSKSLKDKSQDETKGADSTVIFCDTCMVNKASKTCLTCMVSYCDSHLRPHHENPVFQGHQLTEPLPDLQQRICKEHHKTLEFYCKDHSKCICGACLHSHLTCRFTSLDGEIAEKEKHFKEKLVTLRSQIEKTKNVIFEMKGQQSSLRDSAANRKAAFEAEYRVMKDLIEKEEREAMNLVDKEEQSAQAKIQSLMQKMTKNIEEMSSCKDQIESVLAQGQRITLLQCTVEFPQSVTFTPNAPGVNMNSKQMKTYKSSAVSLKKYLTDVLSLPVEERAQKLNAAGALSLGEPLITFGTDQTSVVAGDNTPTKKPGDGNKKSNKSVKPPKPKDPPKNTSCASKIVKPINPTEVTNRHDLLQNAAVLKLDARTAHKRIVISDNFTKASVSDELMSYPDNPVRFTVCSQVLCSKGFSKGCHYWEVKLTSSNFCAIGVASGSIERKGPTSKLGRNKESWCIEWFNVKLSAWHDQRETVLENPSSSRVGVLLDCDGGSLTFYSISDRVYPIHTYSCRFPEAVYPAFWLFSSGTTVSLCKLTA; encoded by the exons ATGGCCGGCGGACCGTCGTCTTTGAGCAGTTTGGAGGACGAACTGACCTGTTCCATCTGCCTAAGCATTTTCCACAACCCGGTGACCACGCCGTGCGGACACAACTTCTGCCTGAGCTGCCTAGAGCTAACCTGGAAGGACGACCTCGCGATTGGCTACAGCTGCCCTCAATGCAGGCACCAGTTCTACGCCAAACCCACCCTGCACAAAAACACCGTGCTGAGCAGTGTGGTCGCCACCGTCAGCAAGTCTCTGAAAGACAAGAGCCAGGACGAAACGAAGGGAGCGGATTCGACTGTAATATTCTGCGACACCTGTATGGTCAACAAAGCCTCGAAGACTTGTCTGACGTGCATGGTCTCCTACTGCGACTCCCACCTAAGACCGCACCACGAGAACCCTGTCTTTCAGGGTCACCAGCTGACCGAACCCCTGCCTGACCTGCAGCAGCGCATCTGCAAAGAGCATCACAAAACGCTCGAGTTTTACTGCAAAGACCACAGCAAGTGCATCTGTGGGGCTTGCCTGCACTCACACTTAACCTGCCGGTTTACTTCGCTTGATGGCGAGATAGCCGAGAAGGAA aaacattttaaagaaaaattgGTGACGTTGAGAAGCCAGATTGAGAAAACAAAGAATGTCATTTTTGAGATGAAGGGGCAGCAGTCGTCTCTGAGA GATTCAGCGGCGAACAGAAAGGCTGCTTTTGAGGCGGAGTACCGCGTGATGAAAGACCTCATTGAAAAGGAAGAGAGGGAGGCAATGAACCTAGTGGATAAAGAAGAGCAAAGTGCCCAAGCCAAGATCCAGAGCCTCAtgcaaaaaatgacaaaaaacattGAGGAGATGAGCAGCTGCAAAGACCAGATTGAAAGCGTGCTGGCTCAGGGGCAGCGAATCACACTTCTGCAG TGCACAGTAGAGTTTCCACAGTCGGTGACATTTACTCCTAATGCTCCCGGAGTCAATATGAATTCAAAGCAAATGAAAACGTACAAATCGAGTGCCGTCTCTCTCAAGAAATACCTCACAGACGTATTGAGCCTGCCAGTGGAGGAGAGAGCCCAAAAGCTGAATGCAG CAGGTGCCCTGTCCTTGGGTGAACCATTAATAACTTTCG GCACAGATCAGACTTCTGTTGTAGCTGGGGACAACACCCCCACAAAGAAGCCGGGGGACGGGAACAAGAAGAGCA ATAAATCTGTCAAACCACCAAAGCCCAAGGATCCACCTAAAAATACCA gtTGTGCGTCAAAGATCGTCAAACCAATCAATCCTACAGAAGTGACTAATAGACATGATCTTCTGCAAA aTGCTGCCGTCCTTAAGCTGGATGCCAGAACCGCACACAAAAGAATCGTCATCTCAGACAATTTCACCAAAGCGTCAGTCTCCGACGAGCTGATGTCGTACCCAGACAACCCAGTGAGATTCACCGTCTGCTCCCAGGTTCTGTGCTCCAAAGGATTCTCCAAGGGGTGCCACTACTGGGAGGTGAAGTTGACCAGCAGCAACTTCTGCGCCATCGGCGTGGCCTCTGGCAGCATCGAGCGCAAGGGGCCGACCAGCAAGCTGGGGAGGAACAAGGAGTCGTGGTGCATCGAGTGGTTCAACGTGAAGCTGTCCGCCTGGCACGACCAGCGTGAGACAGTCCTGGAGAACCCCAGCTCCAGCAGAGTCGGGGTGCTCCTGGATTGCGACGGGGGCTCCCTCACCTTCTACAGCATCTCAGACAGAGTGTACCCCATTCACACCTACTCATGCCGCTTTCCAGAAGCCGTCTATCCGGCTTTCTGGCTCTTCTCCAGCGGCACCACAGTGTCTCTGTGCAAGCTGACTGCCTAA
- the LOC117423023 gene encoding E3 ubiquitin/ISG15 ligase TRIM25-like isoform X2 translates to MAGGPSSLSSLEDELTCSICLSIFHNPVTTPCGHNFCLSCLELTWKDDLAIGYSCPQCRHQFYAKPTLHKNTVLSSVVATVSKSLKDKSQDETKGADSTVIFCDTCMVNKASKTCLTCMVSYCDSHLRPHHENPVFQGHQLTEPLPDLQQRICKEHHKTLEFYCKDHSKCICGACLHSHLTCRFTSLDGEIAEKEKHFKEKLVTLRSQIEKTKNVIFEMKGQQSSLRDSAANRKAAFEAEYRVMKDLIEKEEREAMNLVDKEEQSAQAKIQSLMQKMTKNIEEMSSCKDQIESVLAQGQRITLLQCTVEFPQSVTFTPNAPGVNMNSKQMKTYKSSAVSLKKYLTDVLSLPVEERAQKLNAASNKKVEKKKEKSDSSALSLGEPLITFGTDQTSVVAGDNTPTKKPGDGNKKSNKSVKPPKPKDPPKNTSCASKIVKPINPTEVTNRHDLLQNAAVLKLDARTAHKRIVISDNFTKASVSDELMSYPDNPVRFTVCSQVLCSKGFSKGCHYWEVKLTSSNFCAIGVASGSIERKGPTSKLGRNKESWCIEWFNVKLSAWHDQRETVLENPSSSRVGVLLDCDGGSLTFYSISDRVYPIHTYSCRFPEAVYPAFWLFSSGTTVSLCKLTA, encoded by the exons ATGGCCGGCGGACCGTCGTCTTTGAGCAGTTTGGAGGACGAACTGACCTGTTCCATCTGCCTAAGCATTTTCCACAACCCGGTGACCACGCCGTGCGGACACAACTTCTGCCTGAGCTGCCTAGAGCTAACCTGGAAGGACGACCTCGCGATTGGCTACAGCTGCCCTCAATGCAGGCACCAGTTCTACGCCAAACCCACCCTGCACAAAAACACCGTGCTGAGCAGTGTGGTCGCCACCGTCAGCAAGTCTCTGAAAGACAAGAGCCAGGACGAAACGAAGGGAGCGGATTCGACTGTAATATTCTGCGACACCTGTATGGTCAACAAAGCCTCGAAGACTTGTCTGACGTGCATGGTCTCCTACTGCGACTCCCACCTAAGACCGCACCACGAGAACCCTGTCTTTCAGGGTCACCAGCTGACCGAACCCCTGCCTGACCTGCAGCAGCGCATCTGCAAAGAGCATCACAAAACGCTCGAGTTTTACTGCAAAGACCACAGCAAGTGCATCTGTGGGGCTTGCCTGCACTCACACTTAACCTGCCGGTTTACTTCGCTTGATGGCGAGATAGCCGAGAAGGAA aaacattttaaagaaaaattgGTGACGTTGAGAAGCCAGATTGAGAAAACAAAGAATGTCATTTTTGAGATGAAGGGGCAGCAGTCGTCTCTGAGA GATTCAGCGGCGAACAGAAAGGCTGCTTTTGAGGCGGAGTACCGCGTGATGAAAGACCTCATTGAAAAGGAAGAGAGGGAGGCAATGAACCTAGTGGATAAAGAAGAGCAAAGTGCCCAAGCCAAGATCCAGAGCCTCAtgcaaaaaatgacaaaaaacattGAGGAGATGAGCAGCTGCAAAGACCAGATTGAAAGCGTGCTGGCTCAGGGGCAGCGAATCACACTTCTGCAG TGCACAGTAGAGTTTCCACAGTCGGTGACATTTACTCCTAATGCTCCCGGAGTCAATATGAATTCAAAGCAAATGAAAACGTACAAATCGAGTGCCGTCTCTCTCAAGAAATACCTCACAGACGTATTGAGCCTGCCAGTGGAGGAGAGAGCCCAAAAGCTGAATGCAG catcaaacaaaaaggtggagaagaaaaaagaaaaatctgacagca GTGCCCTGTCCTTGGGTGAACCATTAATAACTTTCG GCACAGATCAGACTTCTGTTGTAGCTGGGGACAACACCCCCACAAAGAAGCCGGGGGACGGGAACAAGAAGAGCA ATAAATCTGTCAAACCACCAAAGCCCAAGGATCCACCTAAAAATACCA gtTGTGCGTCAAAGATCGTCAAACCAATCAATCCTACAGAAGTGACTAATAGACATGATCTTCTGCAAA aTGCTGCCGTCCTTAAGCTGGATGCCAGAACCGCACACAAAAGAATCGTCATCTCAGACAATTTCACCAAAGCGTCAGTCTCCGACGAGCTGATGTCGTACCCAGACAACCCAGTGAGATTCACCGTCTGCTCCCAGGTTCTGTGCTCCAAAGGATTCTCCAAGGGGTGCCACTACTGGGAGGTGAAGTTGACCAGCAGCAACTTCTGCGCCATCGGCGTGGCCTCTGGCAGCATCGAGCGCAAGGGGCCGACCAGCAAGCTGGGGAGGAACAAGGAGTCGTGGTGCATCGAGTGGTTCAACGTGAAGCTGTCCGCCTGGCACGACCAGCGTGAGACAGTCCTGGAGAACCCCAGCTCCAGCAGAGTCGGGGTGCTCCTGGATTGCGACGGGGGCTCCCTCACCTTCTACAGCATCTCAGACAGAGTGTACCCCATTCACACCTACTCATGCCGCTTTCCAGAAGCCGTCTATCCGGCTTTCTGGCTCTTCTCCAGCGGCACCACAGTGTCTCTGTGCAAGCTGACTGCCTAA
- the LOC117423023 gene encoding E3 ubiquitin/ISG15 ligase TRIM25-like isoform X3: MAGGPSSLSSLEDELTCSICLSIFHNPVTTPCGHNFCLSCLELTWKDDLAIGYSCPQCRHQFYAKPTLHKNTVLSSVVATVSKSLKDKSQDETKGADSTVIFCDTCMVNKASKTCLTCMVSYCDSHLRPHHENPVFQGHQLTEPLPDLQQRICKEHHKTLEFYCKDHSKCICGACLHSHLTCRFTSLDGEIAEKEKHFKEKLVTLRSQIEKTKNVIFEMKGQQSSLRDSAANRKAAFEAEYRVMKDLIEKEEREAMNLVDKEEQSAQAKIQSLMQKMTKNIEEMSSCKDQIESVLAQGQRITLLQCTVEFPQSVTFTPNAPGVNMNSKQMKTYKSSAVSLKKYLTDVLSLPVEERAQKLNAASNKKVEKKKEKSDSSTDQTSVVAGDNTPTKKPGDGNKKSNKSVKPPKPKDPPKNTSCASKIVKPINPTEVTNRHDLLQNAAVLKLDARTAHKRIVISDNFTKASVSDELMSYPDNPVRFTVCSQVLCSKGFSKGCHYWEVKLTSSNFCAIGVASGSIERKGPTSKLGRNKESWCIEWFNVKLSAWHDQRETVLENPSSSRVGVLLDCDGGSLTFYSISDRVYPIHTYSCRFPEAVYPAFWLFSSGTTVSLCKLTA; the protein is encoded by the exons ATGGCCGGCGGACCGTCGTCTTTGAGCAGTTTGGAGGACGAACTGACCTGTTCCATCTGCCTAAGCATTTTCCACAACCCGGTGACCACGCCGTGCGGACACAACTTCTGCCTGAGCTGCCTAGAGCTAACCTGGAAGGACGACCTCGCGATTGGCTACAGCTGCCCTCAATGCAGGCACCAGTTCTACGCCAAACCCACCCTGCACAAAAACACCGTGCTGAGCAGTGTGGTCGCCACCGTCAGCAAGTCTCTGAAAGACAAGAGCCAGGACGAAACGAAGGGAGCGGATTCGACTGTAATATTCTGCGACACCTGTATGGTCAACAAAGCCTCGAAGACTTGTCTGACGTGCATGGTCTCCTACTGCGACTCCCACCTAAGACCGCACCACGAGAACCCTGTCTTTCAGGGTCACCAGCTGACCGAACCCCTGCCTGACCTGCAGCAGCGCATCTGCAAAGAGCATCACAAAACGCTCGAGTTTTACTGCAAAGACCACAGCAAGTGCATCTGTGGGGCTTGCCTGCACTCACACTTAACCTGCCGGTTTACTTCGCTTGATGGCGAGATAGCCGAGAAGGAA aaacattttaaagaaaaattgGTGACGTTGAGAAGCCAGATTGAGAAAACAAAGAATGTCATTTTTGAGATGAAGGGGCAGCAGTCGTCTCTGAGA GATTCAGCGGCGAACAGAAAGGCTGCTTTTGAGGCGGAGTACCGCGTGATGAAAGACCTCATTGAAAAGGAAGAGAGGGAGGCAATGAACCTAGTGGATAAAGAAGAGCAAAGTGCCCAAGCCAAGATCCAGAGCCTCAtgcaaaaaatgacaaaaaacattGAGGAGATGAGCAGCTGCAAAGACCAGATTGAAAGCGTGCTGGCTCAGGGGCAGCGAATCACACTTCTGCAG TGCACAGTAGAGTTTCCACAGTCGGTGACATTTACTCCTAATGCTCCCGGAGTCAATATGAATTCAAAGCAAATGAAAACGTACAAATCGAGTGCCGTCTCTCTCAAGAAATACCTCACAGACGTATTGAGCCTGCCAGTGGAGGAGAGAGCCCAAAAGCTGAATGCAG catcaaacaaaaaggtggagaagaaaaaagaaaaatctgacagca GCACAGATCAGACTTCTGTTGTAGCTGGGGACAACACCCCCACAAAGAAGCCGGGGGACGGGAACAAGAAGAGCA ATAAATCTGTCAAACCACCAAAGCCCAAGGATCCACCTAAAAATACCA gtTGTGCGTCAAAGATCGTCAAACCAATCAATCCTACAGAAGTGACTAATAGACATGATCTTCTGCAAA aTGCTGCCGTCCTTAAGCTGGATGCCAGAACCGCACACAAAAGAATCGTCATCTCAGACAATTTCACCAAAGCGTCAGTCTCCGACGAGCTGATGTCGTACCCAGACAACCCAGTGAGATTCACCGTCTGCTCCCAGGTTCTGTGCTCCAAAGGATTCTCCAAGGGGTGCCACTACTGGGAGGTGAAGTTGACCAGCAGCAACTTCTGCGCCATCGGCGTGGCCTCTGGCAGCATCGAGCGCAAGGGGCCGACCAGCAAGCTGGGGAGGAACAAGGAGTCGTGGTGCATCGAGTGGTTCAACGTGAAGCTGTCCGCCTGGCACGACCAGCGTGAGACAGTCCTGGAGAACCCCAGCTCCAGCAGAGTCGGGGTGCTCCTGGATTGCGACGGGGGCTCCCTCACCTTCTACAGCATCTCAGACAGAGTGTACCCCATTCACACCTACTCATGCCGCTTTCCAGAAGCCGTCTATCCGGCTTTCTGGCTCTTCTCCAGCGGCACCACAGTGTCTCTGTGCAAGCTGACTGCCTAA
- the LOC117423023 gene encoding E3 ubiquitin/ISG15 ligase TRIM25-like isoform X1, whose translation MAGGPSSLSSLEDELTCSICLSIFHNPVTTPCGHNFCLSCLELTWKDDLAIGYSCPQCRHQFYAKPTLHKNTVLSSVVATVSKSLKDKSQDETKGADSTVIFCDTCMVNKASKTCLTCMVSYCDSHLRPHHENPVFQGHQLTEPLPDLQQRICKEHHKTLEFYCKDHSKCICGACLHSHLTCRFTSLDGEIAEKEKHFKEKLVTLRSQIEKTKNVIFEMKGQQSSLRDSAANRKAAFEAEYRVMKDLIEKEEREAMNLVDKEEQSAQAKIQSLMQKMTKNIEEMSSCKDQIESVLAQGQRITLLQCTVEFPQSVTFTPNAPGVNMNSKQMKTYKSSAVSLKKYLTDVLSLPVEERAQKLNAASNKKVEKKKEKSDSTGALSLGEPLITFGTDQTSVVAGDNTPTKKPGDGNKKSNKSVKPPKPKDPPKNTSCASKIVKPINPTEVTNRHDLLQNAAVLKLDARTAHKRIVISDNFTKASVSDELMSYPDNPVRFTVCSQVLCSKGFSKGCHYWEVKLTSSNFCAIGVASGSIERKGPTSKLGRNKESWCIEWFNVKLSAWHDQRETVLENPSSSRVGVLLDCDGGSLTFYSISDRVYPIHTYSCRFPEAVYPAFWLFSSGTTVSLCKLTA comes from the exons ATGGCCGGCGGACCGTCGTCTTTGAGCAGTTTGGAGGACGAACTGACCTGTTCCATCTGCCTAAGCATTTTCCACAACCCGGTGACCACGCCGTGCGGACACAACTTCTGCCTGAGCTGCCTAGAGCTAACCTGGAAGGACGACCTCGCGATTGGCTACAGCTGCCCTCAATGCAGGCACCAGTTCTACGCCAAACCCACCCTGCACAAAAACACCGTGCTGAGCAGTGTGGTCGCCACCGTCAGCAAGTCTCTGAAAGACAAGAGCCAGGACGAAACGAAGGGAGCGGATTCGACTGTAATATTCTGCGACACCTGTATGGTCAACAAAGCCTCGAAGACTTGTCTGACGTGCATGGTCTCCTACTGCGACTCCCACCTAAGACCGCACCACGAGAACCCTGTCTTTCAGGGTCACCAGCTGACCGAACCCCTGCCTGACCTGCAGCAGCGCATCTGCAAAGAGCATCACAAAACGCTCGAGTTTTACTGCAAAGACCACAGCAAGTGCATCTGTGGGGCTTGCCTGCACTCACACTTAACCTGCCGGTTTACTTCGCTTGATGGCGAGATAGCCGAGAAGGAA aaacattttaaagaaaaattgGTGACGTTGAGAAGCCAGATTGAGAAAACAAAGAATGTCATTTTTGAGATGAAGGGGCAGCAGTCGTCTCTGAGA GATTCAGCGGCGAACAGAAAGGCTGCTTTTGAGGCGGAGTACCGCGTGATGAAAGACCTCATTGAAAAGGAAGAGAGGGAGGCAATGAACCTAGTGGATAAAGAAGAGCAAAGTGCCCAAGCCAAGATCCAGAGCCTCAtgcaaaaaatgacaaaaaacattGAGGAGATGAGCAGCTGCAAAGACCAGATTGAAAGCGTGCTGGCTCAGGGGCAGCGAATCACACTTCTGCAG TGCACAGTAGAGTTTCCACAGTCGGTGACATTTACTCCTAATGCTCCCGGAGTCAATATGAATTCAAAGCAAATGAAAACGTACAAATCGAGTGCCGTCTCTCTCAAGAAATACCTCACAGACGTATTGAGCCTGCCAGTGGAGGAGAGAGCCCAAAAGCTGAATGCAG catcaaacaaaaaggtggagaagaaaaaagaaaaatctgacagca CAGGTGCCCTGTCCTTGGGTGAACCATTAATAACTTTCG GCACAGATCAGACTTCTGTTGTAGCTGGGGACAACACCCCCACAAAGAAGCCGGGGGACGGGAACAAGAAGAGCA ATAAATCTGTCAAACCACCAAAGCCCAAGGATCCACCTAAAAATACCA gtTGTGCGTCAAAGATCGTCAAACCAATCAATCCTACAGAAGTGACTAATAGACATGATCTTCTGCAAA aTGCTGCCGTCCTTAAGCTGGATGCCAGAACCGCACACAAAAGAATCGTCATCTCAGACAATTTCACCAAAGCGTCAGTCTCCGACGAGCTGATGTCGTACCCAGACAACCCAGTGAGATTCACCGTCTGCTCCCAGGTTCTGTGCTCCAAAGGATTCTCCAAGGGGTGCCACTACTGGGAGGTGAAGTTGACCAGCAGCAACTTCTGCGCCATCGGCGTGGCCTCTGGCAGCATCGAGCGCAAGGGGCCGACCAGCAAGCTGGGGAGGAACAAGGAGTCGTGGTGCATCGAGTGGTTCAACGTGAAGCTGTCCGCCTGGCACGACCAGCGTGAGACAGTCCTGGAGAACCCCAGCTCCAGCAGAGTCGGGGTGCTCCTGGATTGCGACGGGGGCTCCCTCACCTTCTACAGCATCTCAGACAGAGTGTACCCCATTCACACCTACTCATGCCGCTTTCCAGAAGCCGTCTATCCGGCTTTCTGGCTCTTCTCCAGCGGCACCACAGTGTCTCTGTGCAAGCTGACTGCCTAA